The following are encoded together in the Meriones unguiculatus strain TT.TT164.6M chromosome 16, Bangor_MerUng_6.1, whole genome shotgun sequence genome:
- the Ppard gene encoding peroxisome proliferator-activated receptor delta — protein MEQPQEESPEAREEEKEEVATAEGAPQLNGGPEHALPSSSCTDLSQNSSPSSLLDQLQMGCDGASGGSLNMECRVCGDKASGFHYGVHACEGCKGFFRRTIRMKLEYEKCDRSCKIQKKNRNKCQYCRFQKCLALGMSHNAIRFGRMPEAEKRKLVAGLTASEGSQHNPQLADLKAFSKHIYNAYLKNFNMTKKKARSILTGKSSHSAPFVIHDMETLWQAEKGLVWKQLVNGLPPYKEISVHVFYRCQCTTVETVRELTEFAKSIPNFSSLFLNDQVTLLKYGVHEAIFAMLASIVNKDGLLVANGSGFVTHEFLRSLRKPFSDIIEPKFEFAVKFNALELDDSDLALFIAAIILCGDRPGLMNVPQVEAIQDTILRALEFHLQVNHPDSQYLFPKLLQKMADLRQLVTEHAQMMQWLKKTESETLLHPLLQEIYKDMY, from the exons ACCTCTCCCAGAATTCCTCACCTTCCTCCCTGCTGGACCAGCTGCAGATGGGCTGTGACGGGGCCTCGGGCGGCAGCCTCAACATGGAGTGTCGGGTGTGCGGCGACAAGGCCTCAGGCTTCCACTACGGGGTCCATGCGTGCGAGGGGTGCAAG GGTTTCTTCCGCCGGACAATCCGCATGAAGCTGGAATACGAGAAGTGTGACCGGAGCTGCAAGATCCAGAAGAAGAACCGAAACAAGTGCCAGTACTGCCGCTTCCAGAAGTGCCTGGCGCTCGGCATGTCGCACAACG CCATCCGCTTCGGACGGATGCCGGAGGCCGAGAAGAGGAAGCTGGTGGCGGGGCTGACGGCCAGCGAGGGGTCCCAGCACAACCCCCAGCTGGCCGACCTGAAGGCCTTCTCCAAGCACATCTACAACGCCTACCTGAAAAACTTCAACATGACCAAAAAGAAGGCCCGGAGCATCCTCACCGGCAAGTCCAGCCACAGTGCA CCCTTCGTCATCCACGACATGGAGACGCTGTGGCAGGCGGAGAAGGGCCTGGTGTGGAAGCAGCTGGTGAACGGCTTGCCGCCCTACAAGGAGATCAGCGTGCACGTGTTCTACCGCTGCCAGTGCACCACGGTGGAGACGGTCCGCGAGCTCACCGAGTTCGCCAAGAGCATCCCCAACTTCAGCAGCCTCTTCCTCAACGACCAGGTGACCCTGCTCAAGTACGGCGTGCACGAGGCCATCTTTGCCATGCTGGCCTCCATCGTCAACAAAGACGGGCTGCTGGTGGCCAACGGCAGCGGCTTCGTCACCCACGAGTTCCTGCGCAGCCTCCGCAAGCCCTTCAGCGACATCATTGAGCCCAAGTTCGAGTTTGCTGTCAAGTTCAATGCACTGGAGCTGGACGACAGTGACCTGGCGCTTTTCATCGCGGCCATCATCCTGTGCGGAG ACCGGCCAGGCCTCATGAATGTGCCACAGGTGGAGGCCATCCAGGACACCATTCTGCGGGCCCTGGAGTTCCATCTGCAGGTCAACCACCCTGACAGCCAGTACCTCTTCCCCAAGCTGCTGCAGAAGATGGCCGACCTGCGGCAGCTGGTCACGGAGCATGCCCAGATGATGCAGTGGCTCAAGAAGACGGAGAGCGAGACGCTGCTGCACCCCCTGCTCCAGGAAATCTACAAGGACATGTACTGA